The DNA sequence CAACATGACCCTGACCATCAGTTCGCTTGCACTGATGGCGGTCATCATCACCAGCATCGTGCTCTATCAAAGCTATCGGCAGATAGAACGCACGTCCATCAACCACGCCCTGAACGTGACGCGCATCGCGCAGCGTTCGATCTCGCGCAACGTCGAACTGCTCTCGCTGGCACTGGACAGCCTGGTGTGGCGGTATCGCCATACGCAGTTGCACCAGATGCCGCCGGCGCAGCAACTCGATTTCCTGCTGGGCGAAAAAGTCGAAGCCAGCTACATCGCTGCACTGGGCATCGTCAATGCCGAGGGTGAACTCATCGTCGGCTCGCCCAGTCTGGCCGAGATCATGCCGGGCAATTTTGCCGGGCGCGATTTCTTCGAGCAGCAGCGCCATGAGCTGGCCAGTGGGCTCTACATCTCATCGCCACTGTCGGTACGCATGGAGCGACGTCTGCACGTGCTGGTCCTGTCCAAGCGGCTGGTCAATGCCGATGGGCGCTTTGCCGGCATCGCCTTCATGGTCCTGTACCTGGATTACTTCCGCCAACTGTTCGAGGGGCTGTCGCTGGAAAAAAATGCGGTCATGTCGCTCTACACGACCAGTGGCGTGGCCTATATGCGCCTGCCCTACGACGAAGCCTTCATCGGTTCGCGCCTGGACAACGTCCCCGACCTGCAGCGCATGACGTCCCCGCAAGCGCCGCAGCAGGGCAGCTATTTCGCCCGCTCGCGACAGGATGGGGTCAAGCGCCTGTATGCCTATGTACGCGTGCCGCACACCAATTGGGTGGTCTTCATCGGTCGCACCAAGGCCGAACTGTTTCGCGACT is a window from the Herbaspirillum rubrisubalbicans genome containing:
- a CDS encoding sensor domain-containing diguanylate cyclase, yielding MTLTISSLALMAVIITSIVLYQSYRQIERTSINHALNVTRIAQRSISRNVELLSLALDSLVWRYRHTQLHQMPPAQQLDFLLGEKVEASYIAALGIVNAEGELIVGSPSLAEIMPGNFAGRDFFEQQRHELASGLYISSPLSVRMERRLHVLVLSKRLVNADGRFAGIAFMVLYLDYFRQLFEGLSLEKNAVMSLYTTSGVAYMRLPYDEAFIGSRLDNVPDLQRMTSPQAPQQGSYFARSRQDGVKRLYAYVRVPHTNWVVFIGRTKAELFRDWTRMFYAVLLLTAAFSTASIYLISRLREEFFRRGKLDLQLEQQARTDKLTSLLNRRALDEALQEAWHKSQRNSTTRFAVLFADVDFFKLYNDTYGHKAGDYALVAVARCIQGAVARQCDKTGRFGGEEFVALLDEADAQGALHVASNILTSLQALKIPHERSPFGRLSLSIGVACLDRDLHQSMEEVVKAADEALYQAKRAGRNRVQLYRPARAEQANDLVLSSASS